The genomic DNA AGCAACacgagagaaagtgaaagaggggtgtgcgtgtacgtactctctttccactcacacaTAGATGGGTGGTAGGTGCTTGGCAGGTAAATGTATGACATGTCTGATGGCACAGCACGTAACgttcacttcttccttccttcctttcttccttcctttctttcgttccttccttcctttgctgtTCCGTGCTGCTGCCAGCCAGGAAGGAGCGTGATTACATTTTCGTGCGCCGgaaaacagaaagtgaaagaggaGAATGTGTGTAAGTACTCCCCTTTCAAATACACCTGCATAGGTGGTACAGTCCTGGCATCAATACACTGCATGCGCTGTAACTCTGACGCACAACAAGTAACCttcactgctttctttctttctttatttctttgtttctttctttgttgttccgTACTGCTGTCAGTCAGAAAGGAGCGTGGTAACGTTTTCGGGCACCGGAGAAAGTGGAAGAGGAGTGTGGATGTAAGTAGGCATCAACACACTGCATGCTCTGGAACTCCGATACACACCACTCAACTTCTGTTGCTTTCTGGCTTTCCTTGTCGTCGTTCTGCCCGAGCAGTGCGTGCTGCCTGTCACAGCAAGGGgctgaggggagtgaggggggacaCCGGGGGCAGTGATTACATCTCCGTGGTGTTGGTTTCCATGGCGATGGTGGGCAGGGCGTTCATGATGGGCACGGTGTGCATCCTCTGCAGCCGCTTGTTCTCCCGCGCCACCATGGTGACGGACATCTTGCGGCTGTAGTTCTTGTAGATGACCGAGTCCTGCGCGCGCTTCACCACGCGCACGTTCTCCAGGTTCTTGGGCGCGTGGCGGTAGCGGGGCTCCACGGGCTGCAGGATGCGGATGGTGGACCACTTGCggaggaaggagaggacggcCACCACCCACATGGAGATGATCACCCCCAGGATCAGGATCTCCTCCACGCGCACCTCGTGCAGCCCTGCAACAACCAGCATCAACACAGCCTGAAGGTCCCATAGCATtgcaacaccagcaacacagcCTGTTTAGTTCAAGGCTAAAGGTGCTGTATCATTGCAACAATCAGCAGCAACACAGCCTGTATTAGTTCAAGGCTAAAGGTGCTGTATCATTGCAACAAACAGCATCAACACAGCCTGTGTCAGTTCAAGGCTAAAGGTGCTGTATCATTGCAACAATCAGCAGCAACACAGCCTGTATTAGTTCAAGACTAAAGGTGCTGTATCATTGCAACAAACAGCATCAACACAGCCTGTATTAGTTCGACTAAAGGTTCTATAGCACTGCAACACAGCCTGTATTAGTTCAAGGCTATTTATGCTATAGCATACCAACAACTGCAACACAGCCTGTGTTCGTTCAAGGCTACAGGTCTTATAAcattgcaacaacagcaacacagcctGTATCAGTTCAAGGCTACAGGTCCCATAGCACTGCAACAATAGCATCACATCCTCTGTCAGTTCAAGGCTGAACGTCCATAGCCTTCAGCGGCCATCAGGACATATCTACTCACATCTTCTGTGTCTGGCAGGGCCCGAGCCCATACTTCCTCCGTTTTGAAACAAGCAAAAAGTAGATAATTTAGAATACAATGAAGGAAAACCAAACCCCTGAGAAGGgaaatgatggggaaaaaagagGTCACGCCTCGTCCATCCGCTtgtgtccgcacacacacacacacactaacacaagcgtacaaatgcacacacacaaacgtacgcgcgcgcgcgcacaaacacacacacacacacacacatagacacacacacacacgtacgcacacacacacacacacacacacgtacgcacacacacacgcactcacgaacacacacacacacacaagcacgcacgcacacacacacacacacacacacacacacacacaacaacaacagtaacaacaacaacaacaacaaaactgaagccAATCAACTATGCTAAAAAGTGTTCAGAAGTAAAAGCTAAACTAAAATTTGGATTACAAGTAGAATCACTCCTCTTGGCTGGATCCTGTGTGGAAATCACTTACACTGTCCAAACATTTCCATGGGacaaatgatgaataaataaatacataactagATTATTAATTACCAGTAAACACTTACATACACATTTCTAATAGCATACACTTttcgtggcacacacacacacacacacactctttctctctctctttctctaatagCATACAcgtttcgtcacacacacacacacacacacacacacacacacacacacacacacacacacacactctttctctctctctttctctaatagCATACActtttcgtcacacacacacacacacacacacacacacacacacactctctctctctctctctctctctgtctctctctcttctaatatCATACACCTttcgtggcacacacacacacacacacacacacacacacacacacacacacacacacacacacacacacacacacttgtgaactCATGTTGATCTGTCAATCGGTCACCAGTGCCTTTAAgcagttttctttcattcatttattcactccctgttgttgctgtttctgttagttctcttCTTTCACCGATTCAcggctctctctcttcttttacttTCTCTGGGGCACACACCCGTTTCTGGACACTTCTGGTCACGCAGTCACGAAGGCAACTtctcctttctccatctctctctctctctctctcactcatacatgcgcactcattcacacacgcacaacacacacgctcacatgcgcacagacacacgctcacacaagtacagacacatagacacagacacacatacagacacacgcgcacgcacacatgcacacactgagacacgcacactctcacacattcacaaccccccccccgccctcccaccccacacacgcacatgcacacactgacactctcacacagtcacacacatacactcaccccccccaccccccaatcccccccccacacacacaccactctctctctctctgtctaacacaaacacacacacacacacattcacacattcacacacaccactcacactcgcacacaccacacacacacacatccacacacaccacacactcacacacacacaccacactgacacacacacacacacaccactctgtcacacacacacacacacacacacacacacacacacacaccacactgacacgcacacacatacacaccactctgtcacacacacacacacacaccacactgacacgcacacacatacacaccactctgtcacacacacacacacacacacacacacacacacacacacacacacacacaccacactgacacgcacacacatacacaccactctgtcacacacacacacacacacacacacgcacacgcacacacacacacacacaattagtgcTCACAGTATCCACCTCTCACAACATTCTTCTTGCAGTATTCaccttccctttccttttccccaGTCAGGGTTTGTTGGTTTTCTCTCTGTGACAGACACTCCATCCACCACCCTGACTCACGCAATCACGATGCTAATTTCTCCGcccctctcacgcacacacaccacacgcataaatataacccaccccctctctctctccctcacactctctctctctatatatatatcgtcatggtcacacacacctacacacacacacacacacacacacacacacacacacacacacacacacacacacgcacgcacacacacactcaatctctctttctcactctcatacacatacacagacgcgcacatgcgcacacatactctcacacacttatgcacaaattcacacacaaatacacaaacacacacacacacacactcacacacacacacacacacacacacacacacacacacacacacacacacacacacacacacacacacacacacacacacacacacacacacgtactctctctcacacacattctatctctctcttccattcaataccccaattctctctctctctctctctctctctctctctctctctctctctctctcatacaacatGCTTCCTAATATTCATGAAAATGGTCAAGAATGCTGGGTCACAGATGTCCAGAGACATTTAGCAAGtcatgattttgtgtttgtttggcttaatcaaagggtacaagagattaactgCTTTTTACGtgaatataaagaacgtatatctgactgttggttacaagggtggaatgaaagaatcaagaaacgtgaaagatattctgtgtacagattgttcaaaactgagttatctttagaaccttacttcgaaagtataaaaaatataaaacttcgaGACACACTCtttcgattcaggcttggcatatctgacataaaaacacataaattacgcttttcttctgactatggggtagatttatcgtgccctttgtgtaaatgccgcttagaagatgaaacgcattttctgttgttgtgtacagcaaccgatgatttCAGACAGatatattttacaaaagaaaacgtggAGAAACTTAAAGTATATCCCACGAAGACTGTGCGGATACATACCGTTAgatgttgttttgtattccttaggaagagcagaagaatgttgtgaaaagcgtaaatgtgtaggatggagggagggaaggaggggggggggagcctgttttccacttggtgatatgagcattttgcttaagtcattaaaccatttgaatcactctctctctctctctctctctctctctctctctctctctctctctctcatctgctaaTAATCAAACTAGTAAACATTTAGCAATATTTCTGTATACATCTCTCAAACGGATAAGAGATGTTACATAAATTCTGCATTATGAATGTATTCATACCTGAAATATGTTGTATTTGCTTTTCTACAGACAAAAGGGTTGATTGGTtacttcactttgtttacaccccttcagtaggggctatggcctatctgaataaatcatctggtctggtctggtctggtatggtctctctgtctctgtctctctcaaatatttctttcagaattcaaacAGAGACTAATTGATTCTTCCAGTCAAGAATGGCACGCTGCACTCGAAGGTCACGATTTCTTTCAAATGAATACAAGCTTCAACCAAACGATAACTCCTAAAGCTTATATATACCAGCTCAGGAATGTTAACTTTCGAAATTGTCTTGCCAAATTTAGAATGAGTATGTCTCCAATTGAACATAGTTATTTACAGTACAAGCCAAATTTGAATAATGCTAATAGTTGCTGTCCTTTTTGTTCCAACACGATTGAAAATGAAATGCGCTTTCGTTTTGTATGTCCTAAATATACGGAATTGGGACACGGATTAATACCGCTTAATTACTTCAGAagcccatcattgtccagactctCTTCTATCTTAGCCagtgaaaattctgaaacaatctggaaactgtcaatgtatataaaaaaagcaCTAACTTTGAGGAAGGAATGACTGAATGGTATGTAGCCTgaatgaacacatgttgcatgctacattttgccgtgactctctctctctctctctctcctctctcaatctcaacctctctcaatctctctctctcagtcacgtccgcacggtccccttgtccacTGTGTGGTGTTTCAACTGAAGGGGGAACTCATTTCCTTttcatgtgtaagtattatgaagaaattcgaaagaaatgcttaatttttaaCGGTGAAAAATTAAAGAACATGCATATTCCAGTATGTTTTTGAtaaatgatgaagtaagaataagatcaccagcaaaatttatcgccctagcttgggattgtcgtaaaaagaaatcaacttcgGAAGACTAAAAGTTACGAAAACACACTGTTAcactgatgccagttccacagtttataattctgaatgactttgtagaaagttggatggtcgagctttttattttccctttttatcGTAGCAGTATGTTGTATCTTATGCTTTtgctgctggttgttgttgttgctgtttgtctttgattttctttttacctcttagcaatgtgtcaatttctctgtaaaccgtccgTTATtcctttgttcatacattgtcccccctggccaaaggatagtattgtaaATGGCAATAAacagtgtccgtgtccgtgtctctctctcagtgtctgtctctgggtgAGCAGGAGGGTCTGTCCATTGTACTCTGTCCCAGACTCTACACGTGCTGTACTTTGTCCCTCTGGACCTGCCGTCTTCAGTCCTGGGTAGTCACTGAGTAATTACCGCTAGATACACGCCGCTGTCATCACTGCGGCGGAATCAGTACGTACTGCTAGTAACATTGGCTTGTCATCTGCTGAAAAACCATTAACTGATTAGTGCTCGCAATATTGAACTCTCATCTGCTGCCGAATCAATATCTAACTGATATTTACGCTAGCAATTTATGACCTCTCGTCTGCTGCAAAATGATTAACTTATTAGTGCTGGCAGTATTGAACTCTCATCTGCTGCGAAATAATTAACTAGTGCTAGCAATATTGACGTATCATCTACTGTGTATTCATTAACTAATTCGTGCTAGCGATATTGACCTATCATCTGCTGCAGAatcgatttcagtttcagtttcagattctcaatgaggcgtcactgcattcggacaaatccatatacggtacaccacatctacttggcaggaagcctgaccagcagtataacccaacgtgcttagtcaggccttgagtgtatgtatgtatgtatgtttgtgtacctatcagagaggatttcttctgcacaatgttgccagaggacaacacgcttgttgccatggggtctttttcagtgcgccaagtgcgtgctgcatactgggcctcggtttatcgcctcatccgaatgactcgttttttttttaacccattcggttttttttaatcgttaaGTAATGAGAGCTCACAGTATCCACCTCTCACAACATTCTTCTTGCAGTATTCACCTTCCTTTTTCCCAGTCAGGGTTTGTTGGTTTTCTCTCTGTGACAGACACTCCATCCACCACCCTGACTCACGCAATCACGATGCTAATTTCTCCGcccctctcacgcacacacatgcacacacgagtgcgcaaacacacactctttctccctcacacatacacacacacacgctctttatATCTATCTTGCAtacgtaagcacgcacacacacacacacacacacacacacacacacacacacacacacacacacacacacacacgcgcgcgcgcacacacacacacacacatgaatatccaCACTCAaactctctttcactttcacacacatacgcactcgcgcacatgcgcacgcatactcccacacacacaaacacaaataaacacacacacaaacacacatgttcactctctctctgtccctctctttctgtctctctctctttttctcctgcccccttctctctctccctctcccttctctctgtgtttctgtctgtctctctatctgctgtgtgtgtgtgtgtgtgtgtgtgggtggggaggagggcgtgtcgatcactccctgtctctcagcCTTAACGTGTGTTGAACTCAGTCTCTCTGGTCCAGCCATCTTCAGTACCGGGGAAGTCATTGAACAATCACCGCCAGATGTGTTCCACCGCCGTCATTGCCGCGGAGTCATTAACGAAGTAGGCTACTGTTAGCAATATTGACATCTCATCCGCTGCAAAAATCATTAACTAATTAGTGCTCGCAGTATTCACCactcgtgcacacgcacgcaaaaaaacaaagaacacatacacacattcagatgcttagactggtgagagagagggagagggagagggagagagagagagaggggggggggggggagagagagggagagaaagaaacgaaacgatatGAAGCGAAACGAGACGAAATGTTatctattttaccagggtaacgAAATAAGTAAATACACTTTTCTCCCACCTAGCCATGGGGTCTAgaactgaaaggaaaaaagaggggagcggaggatggggggcgagggggggggggggaggggggggggggggggtaagggcacATCAAAAAGAACATATGAACACAGAACTAtcaacaagaaagatatcaacaagaaagaaatacacTGAAAATCAtacaagaaataaatgaaaatgatttttactaagcaacaaacaacaagatcTCTCtaccccgctctccctccctccctccccatgcaCACAGTAAGGCCCCCAGATTTCAATTTCAACATTCAGATGTAAATATAGTGATCAAAGATATTAACAATTTCATGTTGATAGATCGGTGACATTTCTTGTATCCAATAGCGTtggtcagcgaaaaaaaaaaaaaaagagagagaggggggagagggagagagagagagagagagagagagagagagagagagagagagagatgcggatgcgGATGCGTGTGCATTGATAGACCAAATGTAGTACACAAGTTTAGTAAGCGTTTTCCATAATTATTTAAACATTTGTCTTGAGAATTCCTATTGATACTGACTGGGTAACTTCTGTGAACTGAAAGTATGATCCTCAATAACATCGGGAGAAATGTTGGAAGTTCTACAAatcaaatcatcagagatgataATGTAAACATCActgaatttaagaaaaaaaaagtctgatgaaCAATCTTCCAATAAATCAATGCCATTGTCAACATCAAAATAGGAATAAAAAGGTGATCCTTCAGgtggaacatacacacatacatgcaatatATCCTTTAAAGTGTCCAACATAGCTTTGTCAATCAGAAATACCAGAACATTAGCATATTCATTGTCAATACAGCGAATataagggagacacagagagagagagagagagagagagagagagagagagagagagagagagagagaaggaagcgtCTATCGTCTTAAGACATTCAACATGTTGTCAACATTGAAGTGTTTAGTCCCTGCAATAGAAAAGTTTTGCATGATGATTCTAAGGAACAAATACTGGTTTTATTTTTAATCATCGTAGGTAAAGAGTTCCAAAGTTTCCCTCCTGAGTAGTCGGGTCTGGGTTTGGGGATTACTATAATCTTTATCTGTGTACCTTGATTGGTTTTGTGGAAATCTTGCAGTTAGTGCTAGAGGGGCAAAGCCGTTCATTATTCGAAACATCATTACATTACTGCTTTATTATACTGTAATTTGTATGTTAGTGGAAGAATATTCAAAGTTAAATAGTCTCCGGGCGTACAGCTAGTAGAATTTGACAGTACAATCATGAGAGCTTGTTTATGGATTATCCACTATGGATTCTAGCTAGCGGTTGCAATGTATTGGCACTGCACATGTCATAATATAGAGTTGAGGCATAAACGATAGATGAAGGAATAAATGCATGATAAAATGTTTTCTTGCCTTAAGATCCAAAATATTTTTAATTTTCACAGCTGGAATAACTTTTGAGAGATGCGCTTGCACAGATTATCAATGTGCGATGACCAGGAAATATTATTATCAATGGTAACTTCTAGAACTTTGGCAGTGAGGTGTTTACTTAATCAATCAGCTTATTTCCTATGTGTATAGGGGGCGTTGATGTTGTaatattctgttgtttttgtcgATTGGTAATCATCAATCATTTTGCTTTCTGGTCGTTCAGTGACATGTGGTTAACTTCAGTCCATTTGATTAGCTGATTAACATTATtttgcacagacagagagagagagagagagagagagacagagacagagacagaaatggaaaatatattttttttttttgatgcgaCACCATCCTCGGGAATTGTTAAAACTTTTATTTATGTTTTCAATGACGCCCTTTGGGGAGGCTTTTTTATACTCCCTCTTCTCTTTTTGAAGTGAGAAAAAGCTAcacctttgttttatgtttatattatacttcctcttctctttttgaaGTGAGAAAAAGCTAcacctttgttttatgtttatgtttatatttcctcttctctttttgaaGTGTGAAAAAGCTACatctttgttttatgtttatacttcctcttctctttttgaaCTGAGAAAAAGCTAcacctttgttttatgtttatacttcctcttctctttttgaaCTGAGAAAAAGCTAcacctttgttttatgtttatatttcctcttctctttttgaaTTGAGAAAAAGCTAcacctttgttttatgtttatatttcctcttctctttttgaaGTGAGAAAAAGCTAcacctttgttttatgtttatacTCCCTCTTCTCTTTTTGAACTGAGAAAAAGCTAcacctttgttttatgtttatacttcctcttctctttttgaaCTGAGAAAAAGCTAcacctttgttttatgtttatattatacttcctcttctctttttgaaGTGTGAAAAAGCTAcacctttgttttatgtttatatatttcctcttctctttttgaaGTGTGAAAAAGCTAcacctttgttttatgtttatattt from Babylonia areolata isolate BAREFJ2019XMU chromosome 11, ASM4173473v1, whole genome shotgun sequence includes the following:
- the LOC143287305 gene encoding uncharacterized protein LOC143287305, giving the protein MWVVAVLSFLRKWSTIRILQPVEPRYRHAPKNLENVRVVKRAQDSVIYKNYSRKMSVTMVARENKRLQRMHTVPIMNALPTIAMETNTTEM